GAACGTGCTGCCCAGTGCCTTCGGCCTGGCGGTGAGCAGCAGCCACACTGGGGGCCGGGCCCGGGGCCCCTGCTGGTTGGGGACAGGAGGGCCCAGAGCCGTCCTCGAGGAGCCCGCGTGGCGACTGCGAGGCTCACCAGTGTGCGGACAGCGCGTCTCCTGGGGGCCCTCACACGCCTACTGGCTCTGCCCGGAGCACAGGGGCCTGAGGCAGCCTAAGCCTTAGATGCAggtgcctctttctctctcctcatgTCAGCTTCCTAGACCTGTGTGTCAACACCAGACCCCGAGCTGGCTGGCGCCGTGTGCCAGTCAGGAGTGAGCaggcgggaagcggacttggcccagtggttagggcgtccgtctaccacatgggaggtccagggttcaaaccccgggcctccttgacccgtgtggagctggcccatgcacggtgctgatgcgcgcaaggagtgccgtgccatgcaggggtgtcccccatgtaggggagccccatgtgcaaggagtgcaccccgtaaggagagccacccagcgcgaaaaaaagtgcagcctgcccgggatggcgccacacacatggagagctgacacagcaagatgacgcaacaaaaagagacacagattcctggtgctgctgctaaggatagaagtggtcacagaagaatatgcagcaaatggacacagagagcagacaacttgggggggaggagagaaattttaaaaaaaaagaaagaaatcgtaaaaaaaaaaaaaaaaaaagagtgagcagGCACTGAGCAAGGCCTGAGAGGCTCAAGGCTTTGGGGCCCAGGCTGAAGGGGgccttttttataaaaatttatttctctacgTCCCTccccactcattgtctgctctctctgtccatttgctgtgtgttcttctgtgtccacttgtattcttatcagcagcaccgggaatctgtctcttttcattgcctcatcttgctgtgtcagctctccgtgtgggcggcaccattcctgggcaggctgcactttctttcgcactgggggctctccttacggggtgctctccttgcctgtggggctcccctacggggggatacccctgcgtggcagggcactccttgcacgcatcagcactgcgcatgggccagctccacacgggtcaaggaggcctggggtttgaacccagtctggtcctcccatgtggtaggcggatgccctaaccactgggccaagtctgcttccctgagtgtGACTTTTGGCGTCTGCCCTGAATGCCCTTTGCTTACGCTGACATCATTCTGGGGAGGGGACTTCCCAGTATTTAAGCGGAGGATCTGAAGCCCCCTTCTCGACACCACAGGGCCCGTTTGGCTGCCTGAACAACGCCCGGTACGGCATCGCGTGGGGCGTGCTCGGAGCTGCTGAGTTCTGCTTGCACACGGCCCGGCAGTACACCCTGGACAGGTGATGGGGGGCTGCTGAGGGAGCGCCTGGGGCAGGGCCTGCTTGGGCTCCGTTCCTCACCACCCGtggcgcccccgcccccgcccaccAGACCTAACTTACTCCATCTGTGAAATGACCTATCAAATCCTTCCGAGCAGCTGAGAGCTGCCAGGGCAAGGTCCTGGGGGCCAGGGCAGCTTGGGAAGGCTTCCTGGGGAAGTGCGGCCCAGGGTGGGAGCCGGGTAGTGAGTGGGCCTCCCTCTCACCCTGACCCTGGCCTTGCCCGTCCAGGGTCCAGTTTGGCGCCCCGCTGGCCCGGAACCAGCTGATTCAGAAGAAGCTGGCGGACATGCTCACCGAGATCACGCTGGGCCTGCACGCCTGCCTGCAGCTGGGCCGCTTGAAGGACCAGGACAAGTAGGAGCTGGGTACGGGGCAGCGGGTGGCCCTTCCCGCCGGGTAGCCCTGGGGACCTGCCCCTTGTCTTCTGGCCTGGATGAGCCAGGCTAGGGGTGGCTCTGCCTGTCGCGCTCCCATGGCTGGGAGGCCCAGTGTCTGCTGTGGAGCTCTGGCGCGGGGACTCTCTGCCTGGCTGGGTTCACCAGGGCGCAGGGACACCCGTAACCCAGTGCTGCGCTGCCACCAGGGCCACCCCGGAAATGGTCTCCCTGCTGAAGAGGAATAACTCTGGGAAAGCCCTGGACATCGCCCGCCAGGCCCGCGACATGCTGGGGGGCAACGGGATTTCGGACGAGTACCACGTGATCCGGCACGCCCTCAACCTGGAGGCCGTCAACACCTACGAAGGTAGGGGTCGCGGCCCTCAGGCTGGGGTCGCGGTGGCCTCGGCGTTTGGACGGCTGGGGacagtgggtggggaagggggctgGAGACAGCAGGCCCGCGTCCCGTGTCCTACTCCCGGCTGCCCTGGCTGGCGGGAAGGACTAGAGCAAGCCCCGGCCTCCCGCCCTGGGTGGCGGGATCACGGGAACAACGCCTGAGGCCTGGGCAGGCCATGCTGGGTGGCCGCAGGCTTCCCCCTCGCTGTTCCTGAGGAGGGGCAGTCTCTGAGAGGGACACCCTCCTCCAGCGCCTCGCGCGCTCCCCAGCAAGCTGGCGGGGGCCGGGCAGCGGGAGGGAAGCCTCCGCTCGGGAGGGAAATCATCTGCAGACATTGGTGTTTACACCTCACAACTGGCTTGTGACTCACACGGGGGGCCAGAGCCACTCGTCTCGTGGGTagacagacaagaaaaaaaaaagaatgaaaaagaaaacctgaCAGCCCCGCGTGAGGCCTGCGGGACAGCGGGAGGAGGCCGGCGCCCACGCTGTGGCGAAGACGACGGAGGGGCTTCCCTGGCCTTCCCTGGCCGAGGAGGTGGCTCAGCTTCCAGACGGGCCATCGGGCCGGGGGAGGCTGCCGGCTCCGCAGCCCCCACGGACAGTGGAACCGAGCCAAGGGGAGGCAGCTGGAACATTCCAGACAGCCAGGGAAGGGCCCTTCCcgtgggggagtgagggggtcAGCTCTGTGCTGGGGCCGCCTTCCTCTGGAGGAAGGCCTGCCCGTGCCCTCCTTCCGCCCCCTGGGAATGAGGAGGAGCTGAGGGGTGTGACCGTGCGCCGAGGGCAGAAGAGGCCCCCGGACGCACGCGGGAGTGTGCAGTGGACCCCTTTCCCAGCCAGCTCTGGCGGGGGCCGGGGAGTGACGGCGACTGCTCTCCCGCGGCGTCTGCCTTCCCACACGCCCGACGTGCCTCCCAGCCTCCGTGGGAAGGAAGCACCGCTCGGGTGGAAACCCAACGTTTAATCAGCAGGCGGGGTTTGGGTGGGGTGCGTTTGCCAGGAGGGGGGAGAATCGAGGCTGGGCCCGCCCTGGGGCTTGGACTTACTGCCTTTTGGGGTCTAGCAGGCGGAGCAGTGGGTTCAGCCAGGATGCTTTACAGAAGAACGGGGGATTGCACATAGCTCGCGTGGCCAGAGGGCCTCTGAGCCCTGGCAGCAGCTGTCGCCTGGAGGCGGCTGTCGCCTGGAGGCGGCTGTCGCCTGGAGGCGGCTCGCAGGGCGCCGTCAGCACTCGCCGTCTCTGTAGGTCCCCTCTTCCTCGGAAGGAGCAGCCTGGGGGCACAGGGAGACAGGCTTCAGAGGAGGCCGGGCACTGTGGCAGCTCCAGCTGACTCGGCATCTCTCGTTCAGGTACACACGACATCCACGCCTTGATCCTGGGAAGAGCCATCACGGGGATCCAGGCGTTCAAGGCCGGCTAGTGAGCGCCCCGTGGGGCCCGTGCTCCCCAAGCACCTTCCCGAGACACGCCTGCATGGACTTTGGGAAGTGCTGAGacccgtgggggggggggggagagggggcggtGGGGGGCCTGGAACTCGAAAGAGGCGGTGGCCGGTGTGTGTGACAGGGCAGCGGGTAGTGTGTGTGACGGGCAGCGAGGGGCCTTGGCCTTTCGgtattaaaatttcccttttgacGCCATTCAGATTTCCTGCTTCTAAAGAAGACGGAGGAGGGTGGAgcgcagtggttgagcgcctgcgtCGAATGtacgaggccccaggttcaatccccagtacctcctaaaaaaaaaaagactcagtcCTCTGTACGGGGTTTCTCAATTTTTCCTCAAATGAGGATGATAATGGGCCCTGTTTACCTAGGGAAAGAAGCCCCTCTTGacttgggggagggagagagaagggtgCGCTATTCCAGGAGACTTCTGAGCCACTGACCGCTGTTTCTGGCCCAGCAAACCGCCTCTCACTGGAGGGTCGCACTGCgccctctgcccccagccctTGACGGTGTTGGAGCAGAGCGAGGGTGAGGGCAAGAGTCTCCCCTGCCAGCCTGGGGCCACGTTCAGCTGCTCCTGCCTGAGGAGCTAGCGCCAGCAGGGGCACAGCCAGGGGCCGCGAGTGCCGAGGCGTGGTGGGGTGACTCGGCCCTGTGCCTGGACAGGTCTGGCCCGTGGCCCTCTGAGCTGTAGGCTCTTGTGGTAAGGAGGCCCGGGCGAGGCAGGGCAGGCCCCCGGGTGTGCCCTGGGCTCAGGGCCGTGGGGCAGAGGGGACCCTGGCCGGCAGGCCAGCCAGCGACCTCGCCCTTTCCGTCGGCGGAGCTGCCCACGTGCTCGGGGGGAGATCCCGGCCAGCCTCTCAGTGTGGTGGGCGTAGCTCTGTGGCCGAGCACCCAGTACATTCTCAGTGACGCCGTATCATAGTGGAAGGCCCAGGCTTTGTGTGGACTGGCGCCCCCAGGGGATTCGGGCTCGGTGCCCGAGCTAACTGCCTTGGTTCCCGTCCCCCCGATGGTCAGCCTCGccaccccacccctccttccctccttcccccggcgcccccagccccacctccggcTGGACACACAGGTCTTTGTACACTGACTCCACGCTGTGGCAGACTTGCTTGAGCTCCGTTTCCAGGTGGCTGATCTTGGCCATTTTCTGGTTGAACTCTTGGAGCTTCTCCTGAATGATCTGGTTGTGGTGATTGTAAAGCTGGTACATCCTCTCCTCTAACTTCTCCGTCAGATCCGAGACCTTGTCAAGAATAAGACGCGTTCTTGGAAAACCAAGCAAGAGGCGTCACGAGGTGCGCTCTAAGTGGCTCGCTTACATTTCTGCCATTTGCCTTCTAAAAACGGTAAGAACAACTCCAGTGACTGGGGCTCAAACGCCTACgtgttaatttcttttttaaaacaggaAGCAAAATTATCTAGTACAAGCTCCCATATTCAGAcagaagtgggtgtagctcagtggttgggtgtgCGCTTcatatgtacgaggtcctgggttcaatccctggtacctcaaaaaaaaaaaaaaaaaaaggaaaaacacacaGGTCAGAAGAAAATATGTAACCAGGTGGCCTGTGGGGGTGGTATCAGAGgtctctgtatttttttctacTATGTTGTACTTTTCTATACTCTCTAAATTTTCTATTGTAtagggaggagggaaaaaagcagagaaaaaaaggGCAATCTGTCACTGGGCTATGACATGAGGAATAAACAAGCTATTCCACTCCTAGGAtccattatactttttttttttaagattcatttatgtatttctctccccttccctccccctccattgtctgctctgtgtccattcgctttgtgttcttctgtgtacgcTTGCactgtcagcggcaccgggaatctgtgtctctttgttgcgtcatcttgctgcatcagctctctgcgtgtgcggcgccactcctgggcgggctgcactttttttgtgctgggcggctcttcttacggggctcactccttgcgcgtggggctcccctacgcgggagacacccctgcaaggcagggcactccttgcgcgcatcagcactgtgcgtgggccagctcaccacatgggtcaggaggcccggggtttgaaccctggacctcccatgtggtaggctcttattggttgagccaaatccccttccattatacattttgaagGAGCATCAGGCACACAAATTAGCATCTGACCAGAGTAGCCAGCCTTCATTACAAAGGAGCCCCAGGCATGACCCAGCTACAAGTTGAGGGACCTTGACTGTCTGTCCTGGCCCATCTGACGACCTCTGGAGCACATGTGGGTGTGATAAAGGAAgctatggggaagcggatgtggctcgagcagttgggcacccacctatcacatgggagtcctgggttcggttcccggtgcctccaaaagaagatgagcaagatggtgagctgacgcaacaagatgatgacgcaatgaggagacacaagaagggacaatgagagacacaacaacagggagtggaggtggcttaagtgattgggcgcctccttcccacgtgggaggttcccagttcagttcctggtgcctcctaaaaaaaaaaaagctgaacagacacagagcaggcagCATGGAACAAGAGTGCTGGGCTTTGGGCATAGAAGGCTGTAGCTCCTCAGCCTGGCTCTCTCACTCGGGCAAATGATTTATTTCTCAGctttctcatctatgaaatgggtgGGATCTCTCTGCAGGACAGTCAGGGTGAAAGGAGACTCTCTACACTAACTGCCCAGGACCCTGCCTGCGACATAAGATGCTCGGTGGGGTTCATTCTCCCGTTTTACGTTCGGAACGCACTGCTCCCCATCCCTGCGGGGGTTTTGCTCGTGAGGAGAGTGTCTGTCACCTTGTTCTTGAGGCTGTCCCTGAAGTTGGTCATTAGCGCGTGGTCCTTCTGCCTGCTCTCGTTGATGTTCTCAATCAGCTCCTGTGCCCTCTTCTTCAAGGTGGCGATGCTCGAGTCCAGGGAGGAAAAGTAGGGCCCCAGCTTCCCCTCCGGCACCGCCAGCTGGCGGTTGGCACTGGAGGTTGCGATGGGGGGGCTAGACACTTGACTTCTGAAATGACAGAAAAAGGAGATCGGTGCCCTGTTCCGCCGAGAGCTGGGTCAGGTCTGAATCGGCTGCGGTGGGAGGACGACCCATCGTCTGTCTCCTGGGGTGACAGCATGTTTCCTAGGCTACTTCATTCACGCAGCCACCCTGGGACATAGGGGAGGGACCCCCAGTTTAtaacagaaaaacacagaggcaCAAATTAAAGAGGCCAAGGTCCCAGAACAAGGaaatctgactccagagcccgTGGTCCTTTACTTACACCAAGCTGCTGCTTTGAGATGAGCCTACAGGATATAAATGGTGtaaatgctttcttcttttaaaaaaaaaaatgtttatggtggtaaaaaatatacataaatcgTTTTGTTCATTTTAAGTGGACAGTTCTTGGACATGAAATACACTGACTCTACTGTGCAACTTTCACCACTGCCTATTTTCAGGATCCTAAACCAAAACTCAGATTCGTTTAGCAATAACTCCTCACTCTTACCTCCCACCACCCTTTGCAACCCCTGCTTTGCTTTTTgcttctgtgaatttgcttattctaagtatttcatagaagagaaagcatgcaatctttggccttttgtgtctggcttatttccgtCAACACGATGtgttctaggttcatccatgttgcagcatgtaccagcccttctttttatggctgagtaatatggataaaccacattttgcttatccattcatctgttgatggaaacttgggttgcttccaccttttgggtattgtgaataatgttgtgaTGACAGctattttattccccagtgttCATCACGTCTTCTGCTTAGCTCTATTAATAATTAGGTTCTATTAATTATTGAAAGTAGTCTATTGAAGTCTCCAGTTTCTCTCCAAATATACCGCCTCCaagtctctttttctctcttcacttctgtcatttttttcttcatgtattttggggctgtTGTGAGGTGCATATAATCATTATATCCTATTGCTGGATTGAAGCTTTTGTCAATacataatatccttctttgtctcctgcaaatcttttttgacttaaagtctattttgtttgagtATAATATATAGCCATTctggctctatttttttttttttaagatttatttttatttacttctctcccctttcccctgccccattgtctgctctgtgtccattcactgtgtgttctgtgtccacttgcattcttggtggcgccagaaatctgtttctttctgttgcgtcattttgctgcggcagctctccatgtgcgtggcgctactcctgggtgggctgcgcttttttttcgtgtggggtggcgctccttatgggacacactcctcgtgcatggggcttccctatgcaggggacacccctgcgtggcacggcactccttgcgcacatcagcactgcatgtgggccagctcaccacatgggtcaggaggccctgggtttgaatcctggagcTCCCTTTTGTTATGCGGAccctctagcagttgagccacatccgcttcccctggcTCTATTTTGATGACTCTTTGCATGGTGCATCTTGCACCTTTTAGTTTCAGCCTTCTGTTTTTGTGTTCCTAAAGTAAGTCtcctgtagatagcatatagaatGGCTAATGCTTTTTCATCCAATCTGCCAAACTCTGCCTTTTAATAGGACAGTTTAACTCATTGACACTTAAGGTAATAACTAAGGAATAATTTACTTCCATTTcactatttgttttctgtatgtcttctttgttttttgctCCTCAGTTACTCTATTACTGCCtttgtttgtattttgtatttaatgtagtataccattttgattcccttctttccttttctctaaacttttattttcttagcaGTTACCTTGGTAAATACAATGAACATCTTCAACTTTTAGTCTGACCAGTACCAACATAGTTTCAGTAGTATACAAACTTTCTATTCCTATATAGCTCTGCCCCCTCTCACTATTTGTTGTTTTAgattacatttttgttttgttttgttggggttttttatttcatttaaaaattttttcttatttgttcagATTATACCTTTATACATTGCCCGTCCATTaacataaatgttattttattcatttgcctcTTAAGTCATATGGGGGGGTGGGAAgtagttacaaaccaaaaatacaatacaggATTTTACatttacctatgtagttactTTTACCAATAttccttatttcttcttatggcttcgAGTTATTGTCTAAAGTCCTTTTgtttcagcctgaaggactcgCTTTAGCATTTCTCATGGGGGAAAGTCTTCTAGTGATcaactctttcagcttttgtttatctgtgaatgtcttcatttctccttcatttttgaaagataatcttgccagttacagaattcttggttacagggactttgtttgtttgtttaaggactttaaatatgccatcccactggcctctgtggtttctgataagaaaccCACTGTTAATCTTAGCAGGGGGAAGTGGAcggtggctcagctgatagagcgtccgtctaccacatggggggtccagggttcaaacccagggcctcctgacccgtgtggagctggctcacatgcagtgctgatgtgcacaacgagtgctgtgccatgcaggggtgttccccacataggggagccccatatgcaaggaatgcactctgtaaggagagccaccctgtgtgaaaaaagtgcaaccttcctaggagtggcgccgcacacatggagagttgccgctgcaagatgacacatgaaaaagagacacagatgaacacacagcgaatggacccagaaagCAGATGACTGGGGgcgggaggagagagaaataaatgaaaaaactaaataagggaagcggacttggctcaatggttagagcatccgcctaccacatgggaggtccacatgaAAAAACTaaacaggggaagtggacttggctcaatggttagagcatctgcctaccacatgggaggttcacggttcaaacccagggtctccttgacccgtgtgcagctggcccatgcgcagtgctgatgagtgcaaggagtgccctgc
This genomic interval from Dasypus novemcinctus isolate mDasNov1 chromosome 30, mDasNov1.1.hap2, whole genome shotgun sequence contains the following:
- the SYCE2 gene encoding synaptonemal complex central element protein 2 isoform X1: MARGRSRVDVSHGDAKDQEPRPLGDSKEHLQGEEDREDEPGRGPARSQVSSPPIATSSANRQLAVPEGKLGPYFSSLDSSIATLKKRAQELIENINESRQKDHALMTNFRDSLKNKVSDLTEKLEERMYQLYNHHNQIIQEKLQEFNQKMAKISHLETELKQVCHSVESVYKDLCVQPEAAPSEEEGTYRDGEC
- the SYCE2 gene encoding synaptonemal complex central element protein 2 isoform X2 encodes the protein MERPRVDVSHGDAKDQEPRPLGDSKEHLQGEEDREDEPGRGPARSQVSSPPIATSSANRQLAVPEGKLGPYFSSLDSSIATLKKRAQELIENINESRQKDHALMTNFRDSLKNKVSDLTEKLEERMYQLYNHHNQIIQEKLQEFNQKMAKISHLETELKQVCHSVESVYKDLCVQPEAAPSEEEGTYRDGEC